In one window of Qipengyuania profundimaris DNA:
- a CDS encoding methyl-accepting chemotaxis protein has protein sequence MNAPTNFLEHDLIREIADVEVVAGERDDEVTGIGAWFMGKSLDDKAVLASLMSVGGLAVIGTLAAWGLISPTSSRLALVAILAIVGFSVPVSLIALQFIRKRVIRPYSHISREMTRLAAGARDIELIGTDRVDEIGELARALHVFTKSGHKLDELFAKRQNSEKARKAELLQLAANLDSSVGEIAGGVAAASSQLKTTAQGMASTANQATGQAEQVIYSMEQASSGATAAAAASDEFAMSIGEISRQAAHSADLARKATETATGADDTISALASSAEQVGAIVELIQSIAKRTNLLALNASIEAARGGEAGRGFAVVASEVKELASQTSRATEEIADQIRDMQNSTGASVGALRSIVDQIRELETTAVSIASAVDQQSVAGQDLARSIDLAARSTEEVSGSITQVRETSLSAGAAASQVLTSAEELELQAEALRAKMQAFTAEVRAA, from the coding sequence ATGAACGCGCCGACGAATTTCCTGGAACACGATCTAATTCGCGAAATCGCCGATGTCGAAGTCGTGGCTGGCGAGCGAGACGACGAGGTTACGGGTATTGGCGCATGGTTCATGGGCAAGTCGCTCGACGACAAGGCGGTGCTGGCCTCCCTCATGTCGGTTGGCGGTCTTGCGGTCATCGGAACCCTGGCCGCTTGGGGGCTGATTTCTCCTACGAGCAGCCGGCTAGCCCTAGTCGCAATCCTCGCAATCGTCGGTTTCAGCGTCCCTGTCAGCCTGATTGCCCTCCAATTCATCCGCAAGCGGGTGATTAGGCCATACTCACATATCAGCCGGGAAATGACCCGCCTCGCAGCGGGTGCCCGCGACATCGAGCTAATCGGTACCGATCGGGTCGATGAAATCGGAGAACTGGCGCGTGCATTGCACGTTTTCACCAAGTCGGGCCACAAGCTCGACGAGCTCTTCGCAAAGCGGCAGAACTCGGAAAAGGCCCGCAAGGCCGAATTGCTCCAGCTAGCTGCCAACCTCGACTCCAGCGTCGGCGAGATCGCCGGTGGTGTCGCTGCGGCATCGAGCCAGCTCAAGACGACGGCGCAAGGCATGGCCTCCACCGCCAACCAGGCGACCGGGCAGGCCGAACAGGTCATCTATTCGATGGAACAGGCATCCAGCGGCGCGACCGCGGCGGCTGCGGCGTCCGACGAGTTTGCCATGTCGATCGGCGAGATCAGTCGGCAGGCGGCGCATTCGGCCGATCTGGCGCGCAAGGCGACCGAAACCGCTACCGGCGCGGACGACACGATTTCGGCCCTCGCCAGTTCGGCCGAACAGGTCGGTGCGATCGTGGAATTGATCCAATCGATCGCCAAGCGCACGAACCTGCTCGCGCTCAACGCCTCGATCGAAGCGGCGCGCGGCGGAGAGGCCGGACGCGGTTTCGCAGTCGTCGCCAGCGAAGTGAAGGAACTCGCCTCGCAGACCAGCCGTGCGACCGAGGAAATTGCCGACCAGATCCGTGACATGCAGAATTCGACCGGCGCCAGCGTTGGCGCACTGCGTTCGATCGTCGACCAGATCCGCGAACTCGAAACCACGGCCGTGTCCATCGCCAGTGCCGTCGACCAGCAATCGGTTGCCGGACAGGACCTCGCCCGCAGCATCGATCTTGCCGCCCGCTCGACCGAAGAGGTCTCAGGCAGCATCACGCAGGTTCGCGAGACGTCGCTTTCGGCAGGGGCTGCAGCCAGCCAAGTGCTGACATCGGCGGAAGAACTCGAACTGCAGGCCGAAGCTCTGCGCGCGAAGATGCAGGCCTTCACCGCCGAGGTCCGCGCAGCCTAA
- a CDS encoding methyl-accepting chemotaxis protein yields MNALSDTNGGFVAEYEVMPDAVLGEKREAAIYEAADPDAPSGGLRGWMYAKTVGEKLDAIAFINIAAVAIILLSILFGGWYALEMRQQRVEISEATYDSAQMVAEIGDARLFVQHYAVTGNREDLAAAQDSLRQADRTLREIETHATEIAPTTVPAINDLNASLAALASRVSAANDSRGTMEQWQAFADSVYVEGDDIIATARNLRDELVAVGEAEDENAQFGILMLFVMFLVMGVGGAVLVLLSNRYIGGDLSRTLGRISDVATRLAAGEKGMHIPGTGRPDEIGDLARSFEIFAQSAQEFEQLSAERAALRAERGKEMQRVADRFETTVGKVVGGVASASNQLQRTAGVMSETADRTSQEAGEAARHIAEASTGATAAAAASDEFAMSIGEISRQASHSAELARQANDTAKGADETISALSTSANEVGAIVELIQSIAKRTNLLALNASIEAARGGEAGRGFAVVASEVKELAAQTSRATDDVAAQIRAMQDSTGASVSALRAVARQISEIESTATSIASAVDQQSVAGRDLARSIDVAARASDDVSRHVSQVRETSLETGAAASQVLSSANELEQQADELRQQVATFLGQVRQG; encoded by the coding sequence ATGAACGCTCTTTCCGACACGAACGGCGGCTTCGTCGCCGAATACGAGGTCATGCCCGACGCGGTTCTCGGCGAAAAGCGAGAGGCTGCAATTTACGAAGCTGCCGATCCCGATGCGCCTTCCGGGGGCCTGCGTGGCTGGATGTATGCGAAGACCGTCGGCGAGAAGCTGGACGCCATTGCTTTCATCAATATCGCCGCCGTGGCGATCATTCTGCTCTCCATCCTTTTCGGCGGATGGTACGCATTGGAAATGCGCCAGCAGCGCGTCGAGATTTCCGAAGCGACTTACGACTCCGCGCAGATGGTGGCCGAAATCGGCGATGCCCGCCTTTTCGTGCAGCATTATGCGGTTACCGGAAATCGCGAGGATCTAGCAGCCGCTCAGGATTCACTCCGACAAGCCGATCGGACGCTGCGAGAGATTGAGACCCATGCGACTGAGATCGCTCCCACCACGGTCCCCGCGATCAACGATCTCAACGCTTCGCTTGCCGCCCTCGCCTCACGCGTTTCTGCCGCCAATGATTCTCGCGGTACCATGGAGCAGTGGCAGGCATTCGCCGACAGCGTCTATGTCGAGGGCGACGATATTATTGCAACCGCTCGCAATCTTCGCGACGAGTTGGTCGCGGTGGGCGAAGCCGAAGATGAAAACGCCCAATTCGGGATCCTCATGCTTTTCGTCATGTTTCTCGTGATGGGAGTAGGCGGCGCAGTGTTGGTCCTACTCAGCAACCGTTACATCGGCGGCGATCTGTCGCGCACTCTCGGCAGGATCAGTGATGTTGCGACGCGCCTCGCGGCGGGTGAAAAGGGCATGCACATCCCGGGCACAGGACGCCCCGACGAGATCGGCGACCTTGCGCGATCTTTCGAAATATTTGCGCAGTCCGCGCAGGAATTCGAGCAACTCTCCGCGGAACGCGCAGCTCTGCGCGCGGAGCGCGGCAAAGAGATGCAGCGCGTCGCGGATCGTTTCGAAACGACAGTCGGCAAGGTCGTCGGCGGCGTGGCGAGTGCCTCGAACCAGCTCCAGCGCACGGCAGGGGTGATGAGCGAAACCGCCGACCGCACATCGCAGGAAGCAGGCGAGGCGGCGCGCCACATCGCCGAGGCTTCGACCGGAGCAACGGCGGCGGCCGCCGCATCCGACGAATTCGCCATGTCGATCGGCGAGATCAGCAGGCAGGCATCGCATTCGGCCGAACTCGCGCGTCAGGCCAACGACACCGCCAAGGGCGCCGACGAGACCATCTCCGCGCTGTCCACTTCGGCCAACGAGGTTGGCGCGATCGTCGAACTGATCCAGTCGATCGCCAAGCGCACCAATCTCCTTGCTCTCAACGCCTCGATCGAGGCGGCGCGTGGCGGGGAGGCGGGCCGCGGCTTCGCGGTCGTCGCCAGCGAGGTGAAGGAACTTGCGGCGCAGACCAGCCGCGCCACCGACGACGTGGCCGCCCAGATCCGCGCCATGCAGGACTCCACCGGCGCCAGCGTCAGCGCGCTGCGCGCCGTGGCGCGCCAGATCAGCGAGATCGAATCGACAGCGACTTCGATCGCCAGCGCAGTGGATCAGCAGTCGGTGGCTGGCCGTGATCTCGCGCGCAGCATCGACGTAGCCGCGCGCGCCAGCGATGATGTGTCTCGTCATGTTTCGCAGGTCCGCGAAACCTCGCTGGAGACAGGCGCCGCCGCGAGCCAGGTGCTGAGTTCGGCAAACGAGCTGGAACAGCAAGCGGACGAGCTACGCCAGCAGGTCGCCACATTCCTCGGGCAAGTCCGTCAGGGATGA
- a CDS encoding putative bifunctional diguanylate cyclase/phosphodiesterase — METRQDQAVSDSRAVVFGPLVILAGIFLSTFALTMASSRLGIGQPMAILATGTAIFAAAVGLLAYSGIRHLRRAEILSMSDSLTGLPNRRALHRDMQRKALSGEEVALALVDLDGFKLVNDHYGHFVGDAAIRECSRIFVEMTEGEATIYRLGGDEYAVMAAGPLAGTLLEGLCRRIVERLAKPVNVDDRRLTLGASIGLARCNAGDTVSSSELLRRADVAMYASKRGGKMRCTWFNPAFDKSREQIKELDDELRMALARDEFRLNYQPLVDSTTRMVVAVECLLRWERPDGKPIGPNVFIPVAEESGLINAIGLWVLRQACIDALAWDDITLSVNISAAQLRNPEFPVQLGHILEETGFDAERLELEITETCLVLDPVVAERSLALIRGFGVRIALDDFGTGYASIGFLRQFRFEKLKLDRSLVVQAGEDDGSRAMMLSSITVARAMKMGVTAEGVETQEQADMVRAAGCDQIQGWLYFKAMPAGEIEQHLGQPVQSMIADTPKGKKVA; from the coding sequence GTGGAAACTCGGCAGGATCAGGCTGTCAGCGATAGTAGAGCCGTGGTCTTCGGGCCGCTGGTGATCCTGGCCGGTATCTTCCTGTCGACTTTCGCGCTCACCATGGCAAGCAGTCGGCTTGGCATCGGCCAGCCAATGGCCATCCTGGCGACCGGCACCGCGATTTTCGCTGCTGCGGTCGGCTTGCTCGCTTATTCCGGCATTCGCCACCTGCGCCGGGCGGAAATCCTGAGCATGAGCGACAGCCTGACCGGCCTGCCCAATCGCCGTGCGCTTCATCGCGACATGCAGCGCAAGGCGCTGAGCGGCGAAGAGGTCGCCCTCGCTCTTGTCGATCTCGACGGGTTCAAACTCGTCAACGATCACTACGGCCACTTCGTCGGCGATGCGGCGATTCGCGAATGTTCGCGCATCTTCGTGGAGATGACCGAAGGCGAGGCGACGATCTATCGGCTCGGCGGGGACGAATACGCCGTCATGGCCGCAGGTCCCCTCGCGGGCACCTTGCTCGAAGGGCTGTGCCGCCGGATCGTCGAGCGACTGGCCAAGCCCGTCAATGTGGACGATCGCCGCCTGACGCTCGGCGCGAGTATCGGCCTGGCACGCTGCAATGCCGGGGATACAGTCAGTTCCTCCGAACTGCTGCGCCGTGCCGATGTCGCCATGTACGCCTCCAAACGTGGCGGCAAGATGCGCTGCACATGGTTCAATCCGGCCTTCGACAAGAGCCGCGAGCAGATCAAGGAACTCGACGACGAATTGCGCATGGCGCTGGCGCGTGACGAGTTTCGCCTGAATTACCAGCCGCTGGTGGACAGCACCACGCGCATGGTTGTTGCCGTCGAGTGCCTGCTGCGCTGGGAGCGTCCCGACGGCAAGCCCATCGGCCCCAATGTCTTCATCCCGGTGGCCGAGGAAAGCGGACTGATCAACGCGATCGGCCTATGGGTTCTGCGGCAGGCTTGCATCGATGCGCTCGCCTGGGACGACATCACCCTGTCGGTCAACATCAGCGCGGCTCAGCTTCGCAATCCCGAATTCCCGGTCCAGCTCGGCCATATCCTCGAGGAAACCGGCTTCGATGCCGAACGGCTCGAACTCGAGATCACAGAGACCTGTCTGGTGCTCGATCCGGTCGTTGCCGAACGCAGCCTCGCGCTCATCCGAGGGTTTGGCGTGCGCATCGCCCTCGACGATTTCGGGACCGGCTATGCCTCGATCGGCTTCCTGCGCCAGTTCCGCTTCGAGAAGCTGAAACTCGATCGCAGCCTCGTCGTGCAGGCCGGCGAGGACGATGGCAGCCGGGCGATGATGCTATCCAGCATCACGGTCGCACGGGCCATGAAAATGGGCGTCACGGCCGAGGGCGTCGAAACGCAGGAACAGGCCGACATGGTCCGCGCCGCCGGCTGCGACCAGATCCAAGGCTGGCTCTATTTCAAAGCCATGCCGGCCGGCGAAATCGAGCAGCATCTCGGTCAGCCGGTCCAATCCATGATCGCAGACACTCCCAAGGGTAAAAAAGTAGCATGA
- a CDS encoding CheR family methyltransferase, with protein MGVDDASHKIIADLLEQRTGQQLTENRRWRVSTALAGLFRELGLDNVDQLACMLERPGEHHLATKVVEALLNNETYFFRDHVYFAMLANQVLGDLASRRAGSKRLRIWSAGCSTGQEPLSLAMLFCEQPGRWRDWDIEILGSDISGKAIASAKTGCYTQFEIQRGISVAQMLNFFTETPRGWQANDKISSMVRFQQHSILDHPPHPGQFDLVLCRNVLLYFDTDIRRTVFDRLASATASDGLLMLGAGESVVGQTERFEPSQWGSSLYRPTSVHARATRTFQHRASA; from the coding sequence ATGGGCGTAGACGACGCGTCCCATAAAATCATCGCCGATCTCCTAGAACAGCGTACCGGACAACAACTGACGGAAAATCGGCGCTGGCGCGTCTCCACGGCGCTTGCCGGGCTGTTCCGCGAACTCGGCCTCGACAATGTCGACCAGCTGGCCTGCATGCTGGAACGTCCCGGCGAGCACCATCTGGCGACCAAGGTTGTCGAGGCCTTGCTCAACAACGAGACCTATTTCTTCCGCGATCACGTCTATTTCGCGATGCTGGCCAACCAGGTCTTGGGCGATCTCGCAAGCCGGCGCGCCGGATCGAAGCGTCTGCGCATCTGGTCCGCCGGCTGCTCTACCGGACAGGAACCGCTCAGCCTCGCCATGCTGTTCTGCGAACAGCCGGGACGCTGGCGAGACTGGGATATCGAGATCCTCGGGTCCGACATCTCCGGCAAGGCGATCGCGTCGGCCAAGACCGGATGCTACACCCAGTTCGAGATCCAGCGCGGCATCAGCGTCGCGCAAATGCTCAACTTTTTTACCGAGACCCCGCGCGGCTGGCAGGCCAACGACAAGATCAGCTCGATGGTCCGCTTCCAGCAGCACAGTATCCTCGACCACCCGCCCCATCCGGGGCAATTCGACCTCGTGTTGTGCCGCAACGTGCTGCTCTATTTCGACACGGACATCCGCCGTACGGTGTTCGACCGTCTGGCCAGCGCGACAGCCAGCGACGGCTTGCTGATGCTCGGCGCCGGAGAATCGGTGGTAGGCCAGACCGAGCGGTTCGAGCCTTCGCAATGGGGGTCTTCGCTCTACCGGCCGACTTCCGTGCATGCCCGCGCCACTCGCACGTTCCAGCACCGGGCCTCCGCGTGA
- the cheB gene encoding chemotaxis-specific protein-glutamate methyltransferase CheB, which translates to MSAVLRSERADPAASVGRKVRVMIVDDSLTVRTVFTRMLQKEKDICIVATANTAERGLDELRTHETDVIMLDLEMPGMGGIEALPKIQQAAPGAQVLVISSLTADGAEHTVQALSLGAADTMLKPRPGGFNDSYREALLGKIRALAGVDAEAPKPARPAPSPARSGKRPEVVAIGASTGGIHALNLFLRKIPKNFDLPILITQHLPDSFIPVFAKQMELAASRPAVLADEGVELKRGHIIIAPGHGHMVVRKSGGRYVTGLAYHPVKSGCMPSVDPMFESLAEAFDGRVAAVLLSGMGRDGTEGAQSIAKAGGTLYAQNAETCAVWGMPRAVTEMGLVAAASPPEELAEKVLASVGAEAWA; encoded by the coding sequence ATGAGCGCAGTGCTTCGCAGCGAGAGGGCCGATCCCGCCGCATCGGTCGGTCGCAAGGTCCGGGTGATGATCGTGGACGATTCGCTGACCGTGCGAACCGTCTTCACGCGCATGCTCCAGAAGGAAAAGGACATCTGCATCGTCGCCACGGCCAATACGGCCGAACGCGGGCTCGACGAACTGCGCACGCATGAAACCGATGTGATCATGCTCGATCTCGAAATGCCCGGTATGGGCGGGATCGAAGCGCTTCCGAAAATTCAGCAAGCCGCCCCCGGTGCGCAGGTCCTCGTCATCTCCTCGCTGACCGCGGACGGCGCCGAGCACACCGTCCAGGCTCTGTCGCTGGGCGCAGCCGACACCATGCTCAAGCCACGGCCGGGCGGCTTCAACGACAGCTACCGTGAAGCTCTGCTTGGCAAGATCCGCGCACTCGCCGGCGTCGATGCGGAAGCGCCCAAGCCAGCGCGCCCCGCCCCGTCGCCCGCCAGATCGGGCAAGCGCCCCGAAGTGGTCGCGATCGGCGCATCGACCGGCGGCATCCACGCGCTGAACCTGTTCCTGCGCAAGATCCCGAAGAACTTCGACCTGCCGATCCTGATTACGCAGCACCTGCCGGACAGCTTCATCCCGGTGTTCGCCAAGCAGATGGAATTGGCCGCAAGCCGTCCTGCCGTGCTCGCCGACGAAGGTGTAGAGCTGAAGCGCGGCCACATCATAATCGCACCAGGCCACGGTCACATGGTCGTGCGCAAGTCGGGCGGGCGCTACGTCACCGGGCTGGCCTACCATCCGGTGAAGAGCGGTTGCATGCCCTCTGTCGACCCGATGTTCGAATCCCTCGCCGAAGCGTTCGACGGGCGGGTCGCCGCAGTCCTGCTGTCCGGCATGGGCCGCGACGGCACCGAAGGCGCGCAGTCGATCGCGAAGGCAGGCGGCACGCTCTACGCCCAGAACGCCGAGACCTGCGCCGTCTGGGGCATGCCGCGCGCGGTGACCGAGATGGGTCTGGTCGCCGCTGCCAGCCCGCCAGAGGAACTCGCGGAAAAAGTGCTCGCGAGCGTGGGGGCCGAGGCATGGGCGTAG
- a CDS encoding response regulator, translating to MKTCLIVDDSRVIRKVSRHILETLDFEVEEAENGKEGLDRCMESMPDVVLLDWNMPVMTGIEFITQLRQRDGGDKPKVVFCTTENDVAHIREAISAGADEYVMKPFDHETLQIKLQLVGMA from the coding sequence ATGAAAACCTGCCTGATCGTCGATGATTCGCGCGTCATCCGCAAGGTGTCGCGCCATATTCTCGAAACCCTCGATTTCGAGGTCGAGGAAGCCGAGAACGGCAAGGAAGGTCTCGATCGCTGCATGGAATCGATGCCGGACGTGGTCCTGCTCGACTGGAACATGCCGGTAATGACCGGCATCGAATTCATCACCCAGCTGCGCCAGCGCGACGGCGGCGACAAGCCGAAGGTCGTTTTCTGCACCACCGAAAACGACGTGGCCCATATCCGCGAGGCGATCAGCGCAGGTGCCGACGAATATGTGATGAAGCCGTTCGACCACGAGACCCTGCAGATCAAGCTCCAGCTTGTCGGCATGGCCTGA
- a CDS encoding chemotaxis protein CheW translates to MTDLLLQCLVAGRHAAIPASDVQSVIEIEQITPIPGTPDFILGLTALRSQALTVIDCSLALGLDKTVAEDDQRAAVVEVEGHLYALLVDAAYDVGEALSQPVAVPGGFGAGWQRAARGMVETESGPTLLIDTSSLIAGPMEEAA, encoded by the coding sequence ATGACCGACCTGCTGCTCCAGTGCCTCGTCGCCGGCCGCCACGCGGCTATCCCGGCGAGCGATGTCCAGTCCGTGATCGAGATCGAGCAAATCACGCCGATCCCGGGAACGCCGGACTTCATTCTCGGTCTCACGGCCCTGCGCAGCCAGGCGTTGACGGTGATCGACTGTTCGCTCGCCCTGGGCCTCGACAAGACGGTTGCAGAAGACGACCAGCGCGCGGCGGTGGTCGAGGTCGAAGGCCATCTCTACGCACTGCTCGTCGATGCCGCTTACGACGTCGGCGAAGCCCTCAGCCAACCGGTGGCCGTGCCCGGTGGTTTCGGCGCCGGATGGCAGCGCGCCGCCCGCGGCATGGTCGAGACCGAGAGCGGCCCGACCCTGCTGATCGACACTTCCTCGCTCATAGCAGGCCCGATGGAAGAAGCTGCTTAA
- a CDS encoding chemotaxis protein CheA, translating to MDDLLADFVAETREMLEASGGEIVAWEADPSDRARLDTIFRFVHTVKGNCGFFDFPRLEKLSHAAEDALSECRAGRREADSALVSAVLAIIDRISEMTDAIEAGEEFPEGGDDKLIAALQGSDDIVVASAVMPEAEPANDEDAGETDGDEGSDNESSAPKPARAQVVQRSIRLPVDLLDEVMKGVSDMVLARNDLSRRLREAGEQPTIDGPFDRLSTILADVRAAITRMRMQRLEHLFSSLPRLVRDLSNELGKQVMVDFEGGEVELDREMIEMVRDPLTHIIRNAIDHGIEGPGERLKNGKREIGLLRFAARQAGNQISLVVSDDGRGIDTGRLADKAVAAGLYSQSEVDRMSDRRKHMLIFEPGLSTANEVSSVSGRGVGMDVVRANIERVGGSIDVVSKPGEGASFHLKLPLTLSIIAALTVGAGSQRYAIPRSYVEEIVFGSSSNVEFATAGDRRLVTFRDKRVPCLALGDILGIDEIDDAEWDSKTLVLIRLASDDVFALAVDRVFDHEDVVVKPIAPAVMETRLYAGTTLLDDGRPMMLLDLPSIATNRLHMGEGRTTEVVEEEVVETGRKAVPIMLFAGLDDRKRAVRLDMVRRIDTVSREAIDIEGQRAQAVIDGSVFTLLGLEFGELPEDRCRLLRLTDGESEVVYAVNEVLDAADMDGEIIPSQDDPLIEGVTLIGDSLVPVLDGHALFARQRVQRRTDEVLSCRIPGDSDWARTILEPLVEAAGYRIAADDGEDADVEIQLAEIAQPAQSASARSVIRLTQDPDNAGADGGTIYRYDRDGLLAALKQARLGRTA from the coding sequence ATGGATGATCTTCTGGCGGACTTCGTCGCCGAAACACGGGAAATGCTGGAAGCCAGCGGCGGGGAAATCGTCGCTTGGGAAGCAGACCCGTCCGACCGCGCGCGGCTCGATACGATTTTCCGCTTCGTCCATACCGTAAAGGGAAATTGCGGTTTCTTCGATTTTCCGCGGCTCGAGAAACTGAGCCACGCTGCCGAAGACGCGCTGTCCGAATGCCGCGCCGGACGCCGCGAGGCCGACAGCGCGCTGGTTTCCGCCGTGCTCGCCATCATCGACCGCATCAGCGAGATGACCGACGCGATCGAAGCCGGCGAGGAATTCCCCGAAGGCGGCGACGACAAATTGATTGCCGCGCTCCAGGGCAGCGACGACATCGTCGTCGCCAGCGCCGTGATGCCGGAAGCCGAACCGGCGAACGACGAGGATGCGGGCGAAACCGACGGTGACGAAGGCTCCGACAACGAGAGTTCCGCGCCCAAACCCGCACGCGCTCAGGTCGTACAGCGCTCCATTCGCCTGCCCGTCGACCTGCTCGACGAGGTGATGAAGGGCGTCTCCGACATGGTGCTGGCGCGCAACGACCTGTCGCGTCGCCTGCGCGAGGCCGGGGAACAACCGACCATCGACGGACCCTTCGATCGCCTCTCGACGATCCTAGCCGACGTCCGCGCGGCGATCACCCGCATGCGGATGCAGCGGCTGGAGCACCTCTTCAGTTCGCTCCCCCGTCTTGTCCGCGACCTGTCGAACGAACTCGGCAAGCAGGTCATGGTCGATTTCGAGGGCGGAGAGGTCGAACTCGATCGCGAAATGATCGAGATGGTCCGCGATCCGCTGACCCACATTATTCGCAACGCCATCGATCACGGCATCGAAGGACCCGGCGAGCGACTGAAGAACGGCAAGCGCGAAATCGGCCTGCTCCGCTTCGCAGCGCGCCAGGCCGGCAACCAGATCAGCTTGGTCGTGTCCGACGATGGCCGGGGGATCGACACCGGCCGTCTCGCAGACAAGGCCGTCGCTGCCGGGCTCTATTCGCAGAGCGAAGTCGACCGCATGTCCGATCGGCGCAAGCATATGCTCATTTTCGAACCGGGCCTGTCGACTGCCAATGAAGTCAGCTCGGTCTCCGGGCGCGGCGTCGGCATGGACGTCGTGCGCGCCAATATCGAACGCGTCGGCGGCTCCATCGATGTTGTCAGCAAACCGGGCGAAGGCGCCAGCTTCCATCTCAAGCTGCCGCTCACGCTCAGCATCATCGCCGCCCTTACCGTCGGCGCCGGCAGCCAGCGCTATGCGATCCCGCGCAGCTATGTCGAAGAGATCGTCTTCGGCAGCAGCAGCAATGTCGAATTCGCGACGGCCGGCGACCGCCGCCTTGTCACCTTCCGCGACAAGCGCGTCCCGTGCCTCGCGCTGGGCGACATTCTCGGTATCGACGAGATCGACGATGCGGAATGGGACAGCAAGACGCTGGTCCTCATCCGTCTCGCCAGCGACGATGTTTTCGCCCTCGCCGTCGACCGTGTGTTCGACCACGAGGACGTAGTCGTCAAACCGATCGCCCCGGCAGTAATGGAAACCCGCCTTTATGCCGGGACCACCCTGCTCGACGATGGCCGCCCGATGATGCTGCTCGATTTGCCGAGCATCGCGACCAACCGCTTGCACATGGGGGAGGGCCGCACGACCGAGGTTGTAGAAGAAGAGGTCGTCGAAACGGGCCGCAAGGCTGTGCCGATCATGCTCTTTGCCGGGCTCGACGATCGCAAGCGCGCCGTACGGCTCGACATGGTTCGTCGGATCGACACCGTGTCGCGCGAGGCGATCGATATCGAGGGTCAGCGGGCGCAGGCCGTCATCGACGGATCGGTATTTACGCTGCTCGGTCTCGAATTCGGCGAGCTGCCGGAAGACCGGTGCCGCCTGCTGCGCCTGACCGATGGCGAAAGCGAAGTCGTCTATGCGGTCAACGAAGTGCTCGACGCCGCCGATATGGATGGCGAGATCATTCCCTCGCAGGACGATCCCCTGATCGAGGGCGTGACCCTCATCGGCGACTCGCTGGTGCCGGTGCTCGACGGGCACGCGCTCTTCGCCCGCCAGCGCGTCCAGCGCCGAACGGACGAGGTGCTGTCGTGCCGCATTCCGGGCGATAGCGACTGGGCCAGAACGATCCTGGAACCGCTGGTCGAGGCGGCCGGATACCGCATCGCTGCCGATGACGGCGAAGATGCCGATGTCGAAATCCAGCTGGCCGAAATCGCACAGCCCGCACAATCCGCCAGCGCCCGCAGCGTCATCCGCCTGACCCAGGATCCGGACAATGCCGGAGCCGATGGCGGTACCATCTACCGCTACGACCGCGACGGCCTGCTGGCCGCGCTCAAACAGGCCCGCCTCGGGAGGACCGCATGA